Proteins encoded by one window of Homo sapiens chromosome 10, GRCh38.p14 Primary Assembly:
- the UROS gene encoding uroporphyrinogen-III synthase isoform X5: MKVLLLKDAKEDDCGQDPYIRELGLYGLEATLIPVLSFEFLSLPSFSEKLSHPEDYGGLIFTSPRAVEAAELCLEQNNKTEVWERSLKEKWNAKSVYVVGNATASLVSKIGLDTEGETCGNAEKLAEYICSRESSALPLLFPCGNLKREILPKALKDKGIAMESITVYQTVAHPGIQGNLNSYYSQQGVPASITFFSPSGLTYSLKHIQELSGDNIDQIKIEELELQWASWALR; encoded by the exons ATGAAGGTTCTTTTACTGAAGGATGCGAAGGAAGATGACTGTGGCCAGGATCCGTATATCAGG GAATTAGGATTATATGGACTTGAAGCCACTTTGATCCCTGTTTTATCGTTTGAGTTTTTGTCTCTTCCCAGTTTCTCTGAGAAG CTTTCTCATCCTGAAGATTACGGGGGACTCATTTTTACCAGCCCCAGAGCAGTGGAAGCAGCAGAGTTATGTTTGGAGCAAAACAATAAAACTGAAG TCTGGGAAAGgtctctgaaagaaaaatggaatgccAAGTCAGTGTATGTGGTTGGAAATGCTACTGCTTCTCTAG TGAGTAAAATTGGCCTGGATACAGAAGGAGAAACCTGTGGAAATGCAGAAAAGCTTGCAGAATATATTTGTTCCA GGGAGTCCTCAGCACTGCCTCTTCTATTTCCCTGTGGAAACCTCAAAAGAGAAATCCTGCCAAAAGCGCTCAAGGACAAAG GGATTGCCATGGAAAGCATAACTGTGTATCAGACAGTTGCACACCCAGGAATCCAAGGGAACCTGAACAGCTACTATTCCCAGCAG GGGGTTCCAGCCAGCATCACATTTTTTAGTCCCTCTGGCCTCACATACAGTCTCAAGCACATTCAGGAGTTATCTGGTGACAATATCGATCAAATTAAG ATCGAAGAGCTGGAGCTCCAGTGGGCATCTTGGGCCCTGAGATGA
- the UROS gene encoding uroporphyrinogen-III synthase isoform X4 — protein sequence MKVLLLKDAKEDDCGQDPYIRELGLYGLEATLIPVLSFEFLSLPSFSEKLSHPEDYGGLIFTSPRAVEAAELCLEQNNKTEVWERSLKEKWNAKSVYVVGNATASLVSKIGLDTEGETCGNAEKLAEYICSRESSALPLLFPCGNLKREILPKALKDKGIAMESITVYQTVAHPGIQGNLNSYYSQQGVPASITFFSPSGLTYSLKHIQELSGDNIDQIKLLDGGELLKKFMQGRNKGSHRNLRAKVKCNWPPRPRGASSEN from the exons ATGAAGGTTCTTTTACTGAAGGATGCGAAGGAAGATGACTGTGGCCAGGATCCGTATATCAGG GAATTAGGATTATATGGACTTGAAGCCACTTTGATCCCTGTTTTATCGTTTGAGTTTTTGTCTCTTCCCAGTTTCTCTGAGAAG CTTTCTCATCCTGAAGATTACGGGGGACTCATTTTTACCAGCCCCAGAGCAGTGGAAGCAGCAGAGTTATGTTTGGAGCAAAACAATAAAACTGAAG TCTGGGAAAGgtctctgaaagaaaaatggaatgccAAGTCAGTGTATGTGGTTGGAAATGCTACTGCTTCTCTAG TGAGTAAAATTGGCCTGGATACAGAAGGAGAAACCTGTGGAAATGCAGAAAAGCTTGCAGAATATATTTGTTCCA GGGAGTCCTCAGCACTGCCTCTTCTATTTCCCTGTGGAAACCTCAAAAGAGAAATCCTGCCAAAAGCGCTCAAGGACAAAG GGATTGCCATGGAAAGCATAACTGTGTATCAGACAGTTGCACACCCAGGAATCCAAGGGAACCTGAACAGCTACTATTCCCAGCAG GGGGTTCCAGCCAGCATCACATTTTTTAGTCCCTCTGGCCTCACATACAGTCTCAAGCACATTCAGGAGTTATCTGGTGACAATATCGATCAAATTAAG CTCCTGGATGGAGGAGAGTTGCTGAAGAAGTTCATGCAGGGAAGGAATAAAGGATCACACAGGAATTTGAGAGCCAAAGTAAAGTGCAACTGGCCCCCCAGGCCCAGAGGGGCTAGCAGTGAGAACTGA
- the UROS gene encoding uroporphyrinogen-III synthase isoform X3: protein MKVLLLKDAKEDDCGQDPYIRELGLYGLEATLIPVLSFEFLSLPSFSEKLSHPEDYGGLIFTSPRAVEAAELCLEQNNKTEVWERSLKEKWNAKSVYVVGNATASLVSKIGLDTEGETCGNAEKLAEYICSRIAMESITVYQTVAHPGIQGNLNSYYSQQGVPASITFFSPSGLTYSLKHIQELSGDNIDQIKTQGPQHPKKNCLQLEPLRKDCTDTAVMFAAIGPTTARALAAQGLPVSCTAESPTPQALATGIRKALQPHGCC, encoded by the exons ATGAAGGTTCTTTTACTGAAGGATGCGAAGGAAGATGACTGTGGCCAGGATCCGTATATCAGG GAATTAGGATTATATGGACTTGAAGCCACTTTGATCCCTGTTTTATCGTTTGAGTTTTTGTCTCTTCCCAGTTTCTCTGAGAAG CTTTCTCATCCTGAAGATTACGGGGGACTCATTTTTACCAGCCCCAGAGCAGTGGAAGCAGCAGAGTTATGTTTGGAGCAAAACAATAAAACTGAAG TCTGGGAAAGgtctctgaaagaaaaatggaatgccAAGTCAGTGTATGTGGTTGGAAATGCTACTGCTTCTCTAG TGAGTAAAATTGGCCTGGATACAGAAGGAGAAACCTGTGGAAATGCAGAAAAGCTTGCAGAATATATTTGTTCCA GGATTGCCATGGAAAGCATAACTGTGTATCAGACAGTTGCACACCCAGGAATCCAAGGGAACCTGAACAGCTACTATTCCCAGCAG GGGGTTCCAGCCAGCATCACATTTTTTAGTCCCTCTGGCCTCACATACAGTCTCAAGCACATTCAGGAGTTATCTGGTGACAATATCGATCAAATTAAG ACCCAGGGCCCCCAACACCCGAAGAAGAACTGTCTGCAGCTAGAGCCTCTGAGGAAGGACTGCACTGACACAGCCGTGATG TTTGCAGCCATCGGCCCCACTACGGCTCGCGCGCTGGCCGCCCAGGGCCTTCCTGTAAGCTGCACTGCAGAGAGCCCCACGCCACAAGCCCTGGCCACTGGCATCAGGAAGGCTCTCCAGCCCCATGGCTGCTGCTGA
- the UROS gene encoding uroporphyrinogen-III synthase isoform X2 translates to MKVLLLKDAKEDDCGQDPYIRELGLYGLEATLIPVLSFEFLSLPSFSEKLSHPEDYGGLIFTSPRAVEAAELCLEQNNKTEVWERSLKEKWNAKSVYVVGNATASLVSKIGLDTEGETCGNAEKLAEYICSRESSALPLLFPCGNLKREILPKALKDKGIAMESITVYQTVAHPGIQGNLNSYYSQQGVPASITFFSPSGLTYSLKHIQELSGDNIDQIKFAAIGPTTARALAAQGLPVSCTAESPTPQALATGIRKALQPHGCC, encoded by the exons ATGAAGGTTCTTTTACTGAAGGATGCGAAGGAAGATGACTGTGGCCAGGATCCGTATATCAGG GAATTAGGATTATATGGACTTGAAGCCACTTTGATCCCTGTTTTATCGTTTGAGTTTTTGTCTCTTCCCAGTTTCTCTGAGAAG CTTTCTCATCCTGAAGATTACGGGGGACTCATTTTTACCAGCCCCAGAGCAGTGGAAGCAGCAGAGTTATGTTTGGAGCAAAACAATAAAACTGAAG TCTGGGAAAGgtctctgaaagaaaaatggaatgccAAGTCAGTGTATGTGGTTGGAAATGCTACTGCTTCTCTAG TGAGTAAAATTGGCCTGGATACAGAAGGAGAAACCTGTGGAAATGCAGAAAAGCTTGCAGAATATATTTGTTCCA GGGAGTCCTCAGCACTGCCTCTTCTATTTCCCTGTGGAAACCTCAAAAGAGAAATCCTGCCAAAAGCGCTCAAGGACAAAG GGATTGCCATGGAAAGCATAACTGTGTATCAGACAGTTGCACACCCAGGAATCCAAGGGAACCTGAACAGCTACTATTCCCAGCAG GGGGTTCCAGCCAGCATCACATTTTTTAGTCCCTCTGGCCTCACATACAGTCTCAAGCACATTCAGGAGTTATCTGGTGACAATATCGATCAAATTAAG TTTGCAGCCATCGGCCCCACTACGGCTCGCGCGCTGGCCGCCCAGGGCCTTCCTGTAAGCTGCACTGCAGAGAGCCCCACGCCACAAGCCCTGGCCACTGGCATCAGGAAGGCTCTCCAGCCCCATGGCTGCTGCTGA
- the UROS gene encoding uroporphyrinogen-III synthase isoform X1, protein MKVLLLKDAKEDDCGQDPYIRELGLYGLEATLIPVLSFEFLSLPSFSEKLSHPEDYGGLIFTSPRAVEAAELCLEQNNKTEVWERSLKEKWNAKSVYVVGNATASLVSKIGLDTEGETCGNAEKLAEYICSRESSALPLLFPCGNLKREILPKALKDKGIAMESITVYQTVAHPGIQGNLNSYYSQQGVPASITFFSPSGLTYSLKHIQELSGDNIDQIKTQGPQHPKKNCLQLEPLRKDCTDTAVMFAAIGPTTARALAAQGLPVSCTAESPTPQALATGIRKALQPHGCC, encoded by the exons ATGAAGGTTCTTTTACTGAAGGATGCGAAGGAAGATGACTGTGGCCAGGATCCGTATATCAGG GAATTAGGATTATATGGACTTGAAGCCACTTTGATCCCTGTTTTATCGTTTGAGTTTTTGTCTCTTCCCAGTTTCTCTGAGAAG CTTTCTCATCCTGAAGATTACGGGGGACTCATTTTTACCAGCCCCAGAGCAGTGGAAGCAGCAGAGTTATGTTTGGAGCAAAACAATAAAACTGAAG TCTGGGAAAGgtctctgaaagaaaaatggaatgccAAGTCAGTGTATGTGGTTGGAAATGCTACTGCTTCTCTAG TGAGTAAAATTGGCCTGGATACAGAAGGAGAAACCTGTGGAAATGCAGAAAAGCTTGCAGAATATATTTGTTCCA GGGAGTCCTCAGCACTGCCTCTTCTATTTCCCTGTGGAAACCTCAAAAGAGAAATCCTGCCAAAAGCGCTCAAGGACAAAG GGATTGCCATGGAAAGCATAACTGTGTATCAGACAGTTGCACACCCAGGAATCCAAGGGAACCTGAACAGCTACTATTCCCAGCAG GGGGTTCCAGCCAGCATCACATTTTTTAGTCCCTCTGGCCTCACATACAGTCTCAAGCACATTCAGGAGTTATCTGGTGACAATATCGATCAAATTAAG ACCCAGGGCCCCCAACACCCGAAGAAGAACTGTCTGCAGCTAGAGCCTCTGAGGAAGGACTGCACTGACACAGCCGTGATG TTTGCAGCCATCGGCCCCACTACGGCTCGCGCGCTGGCCGCCCAGGGCCTTCCTGTAAGCTGCACTGCAGAGAGCCCCACGCCACAAGCCCTGGCCACTGGCATCAGGAAGGCTCTCCAGCCCCATGGCTGCTGCTGA
- the UROS gene encoding uroporphyrinogen-III synthase isoform 4 (isoform 4 is encoded by transcript variant 4) gives MKVLLLKDAKEDDCGQDPYIRELGLYGLEATLIPVLSFEFLSLPSFSEKLSHPEDYGGLIFTSPRAVEAAELCLEQNNKTEVWERSLKEKWNAKSVYVVGNATASLVSKIGLDTEGETCGNAEKLAEYICSRIAMESITVYQTVAHPGIQGNLNSYYSQQGVPASITFFSPSGLTYSLKHIQELSGDNIDQIKFAAIGPTTARALAAQGLPVSCTAESPTPQALATGIRKALQPHGCC, from the exons ATGAAGGTTCTTTTACTGAAGGATGCGAAGGAAGATGACTGTGGCCAGGATCCGTATATCAGG GAATTAGGATTATATGGACTTGAAGCCACTTTGATCCCTGTTTTATCGTTTGAGTTTTTGTCTCTTCCCAGTTTCTCTGAGAAG CTTTCTCATCCTGAAGATTACGGGGGACTCATTTTTACCAGCCCCAGAGCAGTGGAAGCAGCAGAGTTATGTTTGGAGCAAAACAATAAAACTGAAG TCTGGGAAAGgtctctgaaagaaaaatggaatgccAAGTCAGTGTATGTGGTTGGAAATGCTACTGCTTCTCTAG TGAGTAAAATTGGCCTGGATACAGAAGGAGAAACCTGTGGAAATGCAGAAAAGCTTGCAGAATATATTTGTTCCA GGATTGCCATGGAAAGCATAACTGTGTATCAGACAGTTGCACACCCAGGAATCCAAGGGAACCTGAACAGCTACTATTCCCAGCAG GGGGTTCCAGCCAGCATCACATTTTTTAGTCCCTCTGGCCTCACATACAGTCTCAAGCACATTCAGGAGTTATCTGGTGACAATATCGATCAAATTAAG TTTGCAGCCATCGGCCCCACTACGGCTCGCGCGCTGGCCGCCCAGGGCCTTCCTGTAAGCTGCACTGCAGAGAGCCCCACGCCACAAGCCCTGGCCACTGGCATCAGGAAGGCTCTCCAGCCCCATGGCTGCTGCTGA
- the UROS gene encoding uroporphyrinogen-III synthase isoform X6 gives MKVLLLKDAKEDDCGQDPYIRELGLYGLEATLIPVLSFEFLSLPSFSEKLSHPEDYGGLIFTSPRAVEAAELCLEQNNKTEVWERSLKEKWNAKSVYVVGNATASLVSKIGLDTEGETCGNAEKLAEYICSRESSALPLLFPCGNLKREILPKALKDKGIAMESITVYQTVAHPGIQGNLNSYYSQQGVPASITFFSPSGLTYSLKHIQELSGDNIDQIKKHP, from the exons ATGAAGGTTCTTTTACTGAAGGATGCGAAGGAAGATGACTGTGGCCAGGATCCGTATATCAGG GAATTAGGATTATATGGACTTGAAGCCACTTTGATCCCTGTTTTATCGTTTGAGTTTTTGTCTCTTCCCAGTTTCTCTGAGAAG CTTTCTCATCCTGAAGATTACGGGGGACTCATTTTTACCAGCCCCAGAGCAGTGGAAGCAGCAGAGTTATGTTTGGAGCAAAACAATAAAACTGAAG TCTGGGAAAGgtctctgaaagaaaaatggaatgccAAGTCAGTGTATGTGGTTGGAAATGCTACTGCTTCTCTAG TGAGTAAAATTGGCCTGGATACAGAAGGAGAAACCTGTGGAAATGCAGAAAAGCTTGCAGAATATATTTGTTCCA GGGAGTCCTCAGCACTGCCTCTTCTATTTCCCTGTGGAAACCTCAAAAGAGAAATCCTGCCAAAAGCGCTCAAGGACAAAG GGATTGCCATGGAAAGCATAACTGTGTATCAGACAGTTGCACACCCAGGAATCCAAGGGAACCTGAACAGCTACTATTCCCAGCAG GGGGTTCCAGCCAGCATCACATTTTTTAGTCCCTCTGGCCTCACATACAGTCTCAAGCACATTCAGGAGTTATCTGGTGACAATATCGATCAAATTAAG AAACACCCTTGA
- the UROS gene encoding uroporphyrinogen-III synthase isoform X7: MKVLLLKDAKEDDCGQDPYIRELGLYGLEATLIPVLSFEFLSLPSFSEKLSHPEDYGGLIFTSPRAVEAAELCLEQNNKTEVWERSLKEKWNAKSVYVVGNATASLVSKIGLDTEGETCGNAEKLAEYICSRIAMESITVYQTVAHPGIQGNLNSYYSQQGVPASITFFSPSGLTYSLKHIQELSGDNIDQIKKHP; the protein is encoded by the exons ATGAAGGTTCTTTTACTGAAGGATGCGAAGGAAGATGACTGTGGCCAGGATCCGTATATCAGG GAATTAGGATTATATGGACTTGAAGCCACTTTGATCCCTGTTTTATCGTTTGAGTTTTTGTCTCTTCCCAGTTTCTCTGAGAAG CTTTCTCATCCTGAAGATTACGGGGGACTCATTTTTACCAGCCCCAGAGCAGTGGAAGCAGCAGAGTTATGTTTGGAGCAAAACAATAAAACTGAAG TCTGGGAAAGgtctctgaaagaaaaatggaatgccAAGTCAGTGTATGTGGTTGGAAATGCTACTGCTTCTCTAG TGAGTAAAATTGGCCTGGATACAGAAGGAGAAACCTGTGGAAATGCAGAAAAGCTTGCAGAATATATTTGTTCCA GGATTGCCATGGAAAGCATAACTGTGTATCAGACAGTTGCACACCCAGGAATCCAAGGGAACCTGAACAGCTACTATTCCCAGCAG GGGGTTCCAGCCAGCATCACATTTTTTAGTCCCTCTGGCCTCACATACAGTCTCAAGCACATTCAGGAGTTATCTGGTGACAATATCGATCAAATTAAG AAACACCCTTGA
- the UROS gene encoding uroporphyrinogen-III synthase isoform X8 has product MKVLLLKDAKEDDCGQDPYIRELGLYGLEATLIPVLSFEFLSLPSFSEKLSHPEDYGGLIFTSPRAVEAAELCLEQNNKTEVWERSLKEKWNAKSVYVVGNATASLVSKIGLDTEGETCGNAEKLAEYICSRESSALPLLFPCGNLKREILPKALKDKAPPAVAPKTVST; this is encoded by the exons ATGAAGGTTCTTTTACTGAAGGATGCGAAGGAAGATGACTGTGGCCAGGATCCGTATATCAGG GAATTAGGATTATATGGACTTGAAGCCACTTTGATCCCTGTTTTATCGTTTGAGTTTTTGTCTCTTCCCAGTTTCTCTGAGAAG CTTTCTCATCCTGAAGATTACGGGGGACTCATTTTTACCAGCCCCAGAGCAGTGGAAGCAGCAGAGTTATGTTTGGAGCAAAACAATAAAACTGAAG TCTGGGAAAGgtctctgaaagaaaaatggaatgccAAGTCAGTGTATGTGGTTGGAAATGCTACTGCTTCTCTAG TGAGTAAAATTGGCCTGGATACAGAAGGAGAAACCTGTGGAAATGCAGAAAAGCTTGCAGAATATATTTGTTCCA GGGAGTCCTCAGCACTGCCTCTTCTATTTCCCTGTGGAAACCTCAAAAGAGAAATCCTGCCAAAAGCGCTCAAGGACAAAG CTCCACCTGCCGTGGCTCCCAAGACTGTCAGCACCTAG
- the UROS gene encoding uroporphyrinogen-III synthase isoform 5 (isoform 5 is encoded by transcript variant 5) yields MKVLLLKDAKEDDCGQDPYIRELGLYGLEATLIPVLSFEFLSLPSFSEKLSHPEDYGGLIFTSPRAVEAAELCLEQNNKTEVWERSLKEKWNAKSVYVVGNATASLVSKIGLDTEGETCGNAEKLAEYICSSEEVKGIF; encoded by the exons ATGAAGGTTCTTTTACTGAAGGATGCGAAGGAAGATGACTGTGGCCAGGATCCGTATATCAGG GAATTAGGATTATATGGACTTGAAGCCACTTTGATCCCTGTTTTATCGTTTGAGTTTTTGTCTCTTCCCAGTTTCTCTGAGAAG CTTTCTCATCCTGAAGATTACGGGGGACTCATTTTTACCAGCCCCAGAGCAGTGGAAGCAGCAGAGTTATGTTTGGAGCAAAACAATAAAACTGAAG TCTGGGAAAGgtctctgaaagaaaaatggaatgccAAGTCAGTGTATGTGGTTGGAAATGCTACTGCTTCTCTAG TGAGTAAAATTGGCCTGGATACAGAAGGAGAAACCTGTGGAAATGCAGAAAAGCTTGCAGAATATATTTGTTCCA GTGAAGAAGTCAAAGGAATCTTTTGA